A genome region from Bradyrhizobium sp. WSM1417 includes the following:
- a CDS encoding serine protease gives MRKRPFFSCECVRRLIALIVLAWSGAIPGSAKADLTDLSAKAARTTVYISTTFVDQKTGDTKTEIGSGFLVSAEGDILTDYHVIADWLAGTDAQKEKYPLKIRIGSKFSAEIPAVFETGDPRDDFALLRALGLSEPPFAPICFNPNVQSGSFIFAFGYPNDRELAPIPGTFNNLNGDKNRWLATIPVARGMSGGPVYNEKGFVIGLINGGADPTTSLITPIRWAKSAIENRTTARPACYRFCRTPENGVEGWGNTSPWSGTTEWLSGGHNQTEACGRLQQQYIASHPGQALDIVQTSETSQKDFLGHVTYQYICNGVVKLNPVYALKDSPACGLEQ, from the coding sequence ATGCGCAAAAGACCTTTCTTTTCGTGCGAGTGTGTCAGGCGTTTGATCGCATTGATAGTCTTGGCTTGGTCCGGTGCTATCCCCGGCAGCGCAAAAGCTGACCTCACAGACCTGTCTGCTAAAGCAGCCAGGACTACGGTCTACATCTCCACCACCTTTGTTGATCAAAAGACAGGGGACACCAAAACAGAAATCGGTAGTGGGTTTTTAGTTTCTGCCGAAGGAGACATTCTGACCGACTATCATGTCATTGCGGATTGGCTGGCGGGAACTGATGCGCAAAAGGAGAAGTATCCACTGAAGATCCGGATCGGCAGCAAATTCAGCGCTGAGATCCCTGCGGTATTTGAAACGGGTGACCCGCGCGACGATTTCGCGCTTTTACGTGCTCTTGGTCTAAGTGAACCACCGTTCGCACCGATATGCTTCAACCCAAATGTGCAGTCAGGTTCATTCATCTTTGCCTTTGGTTATCCCAATGACCGCGAGCTCGCGCCGATTCCTGGCACTTTTAACAACCTCAACGGCGACAAGAACCGGTGGTTAGCAACTATCCCGGTGGCGAGAGGAATGAGCGGTGGTCCAGTTTACAACGAAAAAGGGTTCGTGATCGGGCTGATAAACGGAGGAGCCGATCCGACGACGAGCTTGATAACACCTATTCGTTGGGCAAAGTCGGCAATCGAAAACAGAACGACTGCTCGCCCTGCGTGCTATCGCTTCTGTAGAACTCCCGAGAATGGAGTGGAAGGGTGGGGAAACACAAGCCCCTGGTCTGGTACCACCGAATGGCTTTCGGGCGGGCATAATCAAACTGAAGCGTGCGGCAGGCTACAGCAACAATACATCGCATCGCATCCTGGCCAGGCGCTGGATATCGTTCAAACCTCTGAGACTAGCCAGAAAGACTTTCTCGGCCATGTGACCTATCAATATATTTGCAATGGAGTGGTGAAATTGAATCCGGTCTATGCGCTAAAGGATTCGCCAGCGTGTGGACTGGAGCAATAG
- a CDS encoding IS3 family transposase, giving the protein MEGQVRRDGRLGGQATAVAGRREHEAEAASGRRHVGQCGAEGSRGKEVVTPAGKRKAVAHLVDAHGMSERRACKAIGCCRMTMRYRTTQADDTSLRQRMRAIAQERRRFGYRRLHVLLRREGYLINHKKLFRLYQEEKLTVRRRGGRKRAIGTRAPMLVPMTPNDRWSLDFVSDQLTCGRRFRILTVVDDCTRECLALVADTSLSGIRVARELDRLMIERGKPRMVVSDNGSELTSNAILVWADQSRVEWHYIAPGKPMQNAFIESFNGRLRDELLNETLFTSLAQARVILGCWRADYNDTRPHSQLGWRTPSEFAMTCHPRRDLALRYAEGSAPAPVAATAQPGKSNGTGELRTG; this is encoded by the coding sequence ATGGAAGGCCAGGTTCGGCGGGATGGACGTCTCGGAGGCCAAGCGACTGCGGTCGCTGGAAGACGAGAACACGAAGCTGAAGCGGCTTCTGGCAGACGCCATGTTGGACAATGCGGCGCTGAAGGATCTCGTGGGAAAGAAGTGGTGACGCCCGCGGGGAAGCGGAAAGCTGTCGCTCATCTGGTGGATGCCCATGGGATGAGCGAACGGCGGGCGTGTAAAGCCATCGGCTGCTGCCGTATGACCATGAGATACCGGACGACCCAGGCTGACGATACCAGCCTTCGCCAACGCATGAGGGCGATCGCCCAGGAGCGCCGCCGCTTCGGCTATCGGCGGCTGCATGTTCTGCTCAGGCGGGAGGGGTATTTGATCAATCATAAAAAGCTGTTCCGGCTCTATCAGGAAGAGAAGCTAACGGTGCGCCGCCGTGGTGGCCGCAAGCGGGCGATCGGGACCAGGGCGCCGATGCTGGTTCCGATGACGCCGAACGACCGGTGGTCGCTCGACTTTGTGTCGGACCAACTGACCTGCGGCCGCCGCTTCCGCATCCTGACCGTCGTCGATGATTGTACCCGTGAGTGCCTGGCGCTGGTGGCCGATACCTCGCTCTCCGGCATCCGCGTGGCGCGGGAACTGGACCGGCTGATGATCGAGCGCGGCAAGCCCAGGATGGTGGTCAGCGATAACGGCAGCGAACTCACAAGCAACGCCATCCTGGTGTGGGCCGACCAAAGCCGTGTCGAATGGCACTACATCGCGCCGGGCAAACCCATGCAGAACGCCTTCATCGAGAGCTTCAACGGCCGGCTGCGGGATGAGCTGTTGAACGAGACGTTGTTCACGTCACTGGCACAAGCCCGCGTCATACTTGGATGCTGGCGGGCCGATTACAACGACACAAGACCACACTCGCAGCTCGGATGGAGAACCCCGTCCGAGTTCGCGATGACCTGCCACCCGCGCCGGGATCTGGCGCTGCGCTATGCCGAAGGCTCCGCGCCAGCTCCCGTCGCTGCCACCGCCCAACCGGGCAAATCCAACGGCACGGGCGAACTCAGGACTGGATAA